Below is a window of Picosynechococcus sp. PCC 7002 DNA.
TCTGCCAATAGCGATCGCGGGCTTCGAGGGTGCTATTGCGTTCATTGACAAAGGCGATCGCCATGTCTGGGGGCAAAACAGCGGTAAGCTTTTGATGCCATTCTTTAGCCGTCGTTTGATTGCCCATGACCACCAGGGAAACACCATACCTTTGGCACCATTCCTTGGCGATGTTGGGCGCTTGATCCGCTGCAATGACGCCATGGTTCAACAATTGCCCTTGGTCATCCAGCGCCGCAAGGCCACATTTGTCACGGCCTGGGTCAAACCCAAGATAAACGCTCATGTACTCTTCTTGTCCTATTGTCTGATGACGATTCTACCGTTACTGAGGCCCACTAATTCTAAGCGGAGGGGGCCAGCCGTAAAACCATTTTCGATGGCGATCGCCCGAATTTCTGTCACGGGTTCTGGTGAGTTGTTGAGGGCTTCGACAAAATTGATAATGTGACCGACATTGCCATCTTTAACTTGAATATCTCCGAGAACCCCGGCTCGCCGCGCCCGGAATTGCGCTGCCCCCAACAGAAAATCCACTGGACGCCGGGCCGCAGTAGGATTTTGTACACTCAGCTCCTCTAGGGACAAAGTGGCAATCACTTCCCCGGCGCGAAAAACCTGCTCATTTAAAGTCACATCCGCAAACACTTGGACGGAACCTTCCCCCTGGAGGTAGTTCCCCGCCGCCAGGAGGCGCACCACGTAGTCCCGACCATCGGCAATTTGCCCTAGGAGTTGTTGCACTTGGGCATTGGTAATTTGCACCACCCGCGCCTCAAAGTCAGGATTAACGCCTCCGGTGGCAATGATCGCGTTGCGATTCGCTTCCCGGAGCAGCTGATCAACGGCTTGGCTGGCTGCTTTGGGATCAATAATCCGCACCACCCCAAAGGCTAAAACTTGCCCTGTGGTGAGGGCGACATTCCCACTCCGGAAATTGATGTAGTTGGCTTCGAGGATATCAATTTGCTGTTCTAGGGAGCCAATCTGATTTTCTAGGCCCGTGAGCACTTGATCTTTTTGGGCGATCGCCTGGTCGAGTTGGGCAATGCGACCATCGCGCTGGTTGATCTCGGCTTGGAGCTCACTTTGTTGGGCTTCTAGGGCTTCGATCTGCTGGGAGCGTTCCTCAATAATGGTGTTTTGTTGATTGAGCTGGGCGCGGAGGGTTTCACTTTGGGCTTGGAGGCGATCGCGCTGTTGCCGCAAGGTCGTTTGCTCTGTGGTGAGCGCATTAATATCAGCCTGAAGTTCGCTGGCTTGTTCCCGAAAACCCGCCAGTTGAGTTTGGGCCGTTTCAAATTTTGCTTCAATCTCCTGTAAATCTTGTTCTGCTTCTAGGCGATCATCCCTCGCGGCCTGTAACTCTTTTTCAATCTTTTCCTTTTCCGCCGTCACATCCATCAACTCTTGCCGCCGCTGGGCGAGGATTTCATCCAACTGAAAAACCCCCTGGCGCAAGGACTTGCTCAAGCCAAACAATAACCCCAAGGTGCTAGCTGCGATCACTGTTCCCGTCATTACCGTGACGACCACCGCCGTCTGTTTTGGCCGCAGATTAAATAATGTAAGCCGCGCTTTGCCGACCTTACTACCAAGGCGATCGCCCAGTGCCGCCAGGATGCCCCCCAAGATTAAAACTGAAAAGATTAGTACAAAAGCACTGGTCATTTAACAAAAAGGTGACATCCAAACACACAAGTATGACTTCTCTACTTTAGCGTTAAGCGAACTGTTGACTCAGGTTTACGGGGTCATGGACGGTAATTTTTTTCTTATAAATCGAAATCATGTCCTGTTCCCGGAGTTCTCCCAGGAGGCGCGTTACTGTCACCCGTGTCGAACCAATTGCTTCGGCGATCGCCTGGTGGGACAGTTTGAGATCAATGCGAATCCCCTCATCGGTCGGCACCCCAAAATCTCGACAGAGAATTAACAAGAAACTCACCAGACGTGACCCCATATCCCGGTGGGCCAGGGTTTCAATCATCATCTCCGTTTGTAAAATCCGTGACGACAGCCCCTTTAGCATTAACATTGCTAATTCTGGGTGCTCATTAAGCGCCTTTTGCACCTGCTCAATGGGAGCCGATAACAGTTCCACAGGAGTAAAAGCCACCGCATGGTAAAAGCGATCCGACTTTTGTCCCGTGAGTAGCGATAAAACCCCAAAGACACTATTCTCCCGGAGCAGGGCCACCGTAATTTCTTCCCCCGCTTCATAGACCCGAGACAGCCGGACAGCTCCTTTCAGAAGAAAATAAACCCGTTCCGCTGGGTCCCCCGGAAAAAAGATCGTCTTGCCCCGGTCATAGTTCTCCACAACAGGTGGGAAGGGGCCACTGTGAAACTGACGAAACGCTGTCGCAAGGTCTGTAATTTGAGTCGCAGGTAGTTCAGGCACTGGATTGGCAGAAGAGAAAGGAGGTTGGTTGAAATCAGGGTTGTACATCATAGATTCTGTTGGGCAACAGTTCCCCACCGTGATGGGTGAAATATCAGCGCTCAGTGTGCAGAGACCATGAGCATTCCCCTTAAACTAAATCTTACTCTGGTATAGTATTTTGTACTTTTTGCTTCAAAATAATTATGGATTTCTGGGTTAGTTCCCAGGCATTTTGCAGAATTTTCCCTGATTTGCCCTAAAGTAGCCGTTTGCATCGAAGTCACCAGAGCGCGAAGATAATATACGCTGGCTTCTTGGCTTTAATTTTTTATACTTTTTGAGAACCCATATGCTTGATTTAACCGGAAAAAATGCCCTAGTCACTGGGATTGCAAATAATAAGTCCATTGCCTGGGGGATCGCCCAACAATTACATGCCGCCGGGGCAAATATTGGGGTTACCTATCTCCCCGATGATAAGGGACGGTTCGAGAAAAAAGTAGGTGAGCTTGTGGCGCCCCTCAACCCTTCCCTTTTTCTCCCCTGTAATGTGCAGGATGATGCCCAGGTGGATCAAGTGTTTGAGTCTGTCAAAAAAGAGTGGGGCAAGTTAGATATTTTGATCCATTGCCTTGCCTTTGCGAACCGCGAAGATTTGACGGGTGATTTTAGTGATACTTCACGGGATGGGTTTAATACGGCCCTTGACATTAGTGCCTATTCTTTAACGCGTCTGGCCCGGGGGGCTAAAACCGTGATGACCGAAGGGGGCGCCATTGTGACCCTGACTTATTTGGGTGGGGTGAAAGTCATCCCTAATTACAATGTGATGGGTGTGGCAAAGTCGGCCCTTGAAATGAGTGTGCGTTACCTCGCGGCGGATCTGGGCCCCAGTAATATTCGCGTGAATGCCATTTCGGCTGGCCCGATCCGGACTTTGGCGTCTTCAGCGGTGGGCGGCATCCTCGATATGATTCACCATGTGGAAGCCACGGCTCCTTTGCGTCGGACTGTGACCCAAAAGGAAGTGGGTAATGCGGCGGCTTTCTTGTGTAGCGATCTTTCTAGCGGGGTCACGGGTCAAGTGCTCTATGTGGATTCTGGCTACGAAATTATGGGGATGTAATGTCCTGGTTTAGTGGCGATCGCCCTTGGGTTCCCCCTCAGTGATAGGGGGATTTTGTTTTTTATTGGATAGGTTCATGGCGGCAGAGTTTAAACATATTTCGGTATTGAAAGAAGAGTTGGTAGCAGGTTTGGGAGTGAAACCGGAAGGCCATTACTTAGATGTGACCCTGGGTGGTGGTGGCCATACAGAATTGATTTTGCAGCAATATCCCGATGTGCGGGTGACGGGGGTAGACCGAGATAGCCAGGCGATCGCCGCAGCGTCAGAACGATTAAAATCCTTTGGCGATCGCTTCCGGGCGGTGCGGTCAAATTTTGGTGAATATCAGCCCCAGGGAGAAAAATTTGACGGGATTATCGCTGATCTTGGGGTGAGTTCGGTGCAATTTGATCAAGGCGATCGCGGCTTTAGTTTTCGTTTTGATGCCCCCTTGGATATGCGCATGGATCAACAACAGACATTAACAGCGGCGGATATTGTCAACACCTATGAGGAAAAGGCGTTGGCGAATTTGTTCTATGAGTATGGTGATGAACGATTGTCACGACAAATTGCGAAAAAAATAGTCATGAAACGCCCGATTCAGACAACTAAAGAACTAGAAGAAATTGTGTTTTATACCTATCATCCCAAGGCTAGAAAAGTGAAAATTCATCCGGCAACAAGGGTCTTTCAAGCATTACGTATTGCCGTCAATGGTGAACTCGATGCACTGCAATATCTATTAGTCAATGCCCCCCAATGGCTTAAGCCCCAAGGCCGATTAGGGATTATTAGTTTCCATAGTTTAGAAGATCGTCTCGTCAAAAATGCCTTTCGGCAGCGGGACATTTGGCGGATTCTAACAAAAAAACCAATGGTTGCCAGTGAAACGGAAATCAACCAAAATCCTCGGGCACGATCCGCAAAATTACGCTTTGCCGAGTTGAAAGAAACAACAGAATAGGCGAGCTAATTAATTCAATAAGATAGAAAAAGCTATCACACAAGTCGGTTTTGTACATTAAGTTTGATCGTCATTAAAAATGAGACAAATTCTAGAAGGAATAATCAGTCTGATTGAAGCCCTGATAACTTGGCCTAGCTTATTCTTCTATATAGCCATAAAGTATCACAAAGAATTTCGTGCAATTCTCAATAGATTAGAAAGCGCAAAATTTGGTGATGCAGAAATTTCCTTAAGTAAAAAACAAACAGAAAAGGCCATTGATAAAACCTTAGAAGAATTTTCTAAAGATATCATGACTCCAATAATTCAAAGCCTAGCACCAAATGAAGCTTCAAACACTAACAAAAATCGATATTTAAAAAACAATAATGGAGAGATAAATACGGCTTCTTTTTCAGTACAAATTGGTGACGTAGACGGTGATGGTAGGGATGAATTTGTTATTTCGAGTATGGAAGGCCTCTACTGGTG
It encodes the following:
- the rsmH gene encoding 16S rRNA (cytosine(1402)-N(4))-methyltransferase RsmH, with the translated sequence MAAEFKHISVLKEELVAGLGVKPEGHYLDVTLGGGGHTELILQQYPDVRVTGVDRDSQAIAAASERLKSFGDRFRAVRSNFGEYQPQGEKFDGIIADLGVSSVQFDQGDRGFSFRFDAPLDMRMDQQQTLTAADIVNTYEEKALANLFYEYGDERLSRQIAKKIVMKRPIQTTKELEEIVFYTYHPKARKVKIHPATRVFQALRIAVNGELDALQYLLVNAPQWLKPQGRLGIISFHSLEDRLVKNAFRQRDIWRILTKKPMVASETEINQNPRARSAKLRFAELKETTE
- the ntcA gene encoding global nitrogen regulator NtcA, which translates into the protein MMYNPDFNQPPFSSANPVPELPATQITDLATAFRQFHSGPFPPVVENYDRGKTIFFPGDPAERVYFLLKGAVRLSRVYEAGEEITVALLRENSVFGVLSLLTGQKSDRFYHAVAFTPVELLSAPIEQVQKALNEHPELAMLMLKGLSSRILQTEMMIETLAHRDMGSRLVSFLLILCRDFGVPTDEGIRIDLKLSHQAIAEAIGSTRVTVTRLLGELREQDMISIYKKKITVHDPVNLSQQFA
- the fabI gene encoding enoyl-ACP reductase FabI, whose amino-acid sequence is MLDLTGKNALVTGIANNKSIAWGIAQQLHAAGANIGVTYLPDDKGRFEKKVGELVAPLNPSLFLPCNVQDDAQVDQVFESVKKEWGKLDILIHCLAFANREDLTGDFSDTSRDGFNTALDISAYSLTRLARGAKTVMTEGGAIVTLTYLGGVKVIPNYNVMGVAKSALEMSVRYLAADLGPSNIRVNAISAGPIRTLASSAVGGILDMIHHVEATAPLRRTVTQKEVGNAAAFLCSDLSSGVTGQVLYVDSGYEIMGM
- a CDS encoding pre-16S rRNA-processing nuclease YqgF yields the protein MSVYLGFDPGRDKCGLAALDDQGQLLNHGVIAADQAPNIAKEWCQRYGVSLVVMGNQTTAKEWHQKLTAVLPPDMAIAFVNERNSTLEARDRYWQMYPPNLFQRLLPQGMRLPPRPIDDIVAILLVERYLNPT
- a CDS encoding DUF3084 domain-containing protein, encoding MTSAFVLIFSVLILGGILAALGDRLGSKVGKARLTLFNLRPKQTAVVVTVMTGTVIAASTLGLLFGLSKSLRQGVFQLDEILAQRRQELMDVTAEKEKIEKELQAARDDRLEAEQDLQEIEAKFETAQTQLAGFREQASELQADINALTTEQTTLRQQRDRLQAQSETLRAQLNQQNTIIEERSQQIEALEAQQSELQAEINQRDGRIAQLDQAIAQKDQVLTGLENQIGSLEQQIDILEANYINFRSGNVALTTGQVLAFGVVRIIDPKAASQAVDQLLREANRNAIIATGGVNPDFEARVVQITNAQVQQLLGQIADGRDYVVRLLAAGNYLQGEGSVQVFADVTLNEQVFRAGEVIATLSLEELSVQNPTAARRPVDFLLGAAQFRARRAGVLGDIQVKDGNVGHIINFVEALNNSPEPVTEIRAIAIENGFTAGPLRLELVGLSNGRIVIRQ